A portion of the Barnesiella propionica genome contains these proteins:
- the porE gene encoding PorE family type IX secretion system protein, whose amino-acid sequence MKIKNILYISLMLVFLASCRGAKLSVANEQFARGEYFDAANTYRKVYNKLRSKEKRALRGEVAYQIGTCYRLINVAPRSSAAYRNAIRYNYPDSMAIFYLARELQYEGKYKEAEKYYRMFLEKAPGDVLAENGLKGCQLAQEWKNNPTRYIVKRDKLFNSRRSDCAPMYLGKEFDQIYFTSSTEKSLGKDKSSITGTKNNDIYFSKKNEKGAWQRPEPIEGDVNTELDEGIVSFSPDGNTMYLTKARREPNADTSVEIFTSSRSGAKWSTPVKYEITADTLSAYGHPAVSPDGEYLYFSSDMPGGYGGKDIWRISLTDKGGSLENMGVQINTPGNEMFPYVRSDGDLYFSSDGHPGMGGLDIFKARLNEYGVWKIENMQYPVNSQGDDFGITFGPEETGFFSSNRNDARGYDHIYSFELPSIKVWISGMVIDKDEEPVPDAVIRIVGEDGSNQKEMGRKDGSFRFKLDRGVRYVMMAGCRGYLNQKQEFTSGSEEEDAEYEVNFILSSITKPVLIENIFYDFDKATLRPESKEALDNLVKLLEDNPNVSIELASHTDMKGSDEYNMKLSDRRAKSVVDYLIAAGIETGRISPKGYGESVPKVINKKMAEKYPQFKEGDILTEEYILQLSPEDQEVANQINRRTEFQVLSITYNLY is encoded by the coding sequence ATGAAGATAAAAAACATCCTTTATATATCTCTGATGCTGGTATTTTTGGCCTCGTGCCGCGGTGCCAAGTTAAGTGTCGCAAATGAACAATTTGCCAGAGGAGAGTATTTCGATGCGGCGAATACTTATCGTAAAGTCTATAATAAGTTGCGTTCAAAAGAAAAACGAGCCTTGAGGGGCGAGGTAGCCTATCAGATAGGAACTTGTTACCGCCTCATCAATGTCGCTCCCCGGAGTTCGGCTGCTTATCGCAATGCTATCCGTTATAACTATCCCGACAGCATGGCTATATTTTATCTGGCGCGAGAACTTCAATATGAAGGGAAATATAAAGAAGCTGAAAAATATTACCGTATGTTTCTGGAGAAAGCTCCGGGTGATGTTTTGGCTGAGAATGGGTTAAAAGGTTGCCAGCTGGCTCAGGAATGGAAAAATAATCCTACCCGATATATTGTAAAAAGAGATAAACTGTTCAATTCGAGACGGAGCGATTGCGCTCCGATGTATCTGGGAAAAGAGTTCGATCAGATTTATTTTACCTCGTCTACCGAAAAATCTCTGGGAAAAGATAAAAGTAGTATTACCGGTACGAAGAATAATGATATCTATTTTTCTAAAAAGAACGAAAAAGGAGCTTGGCAAAGGCCCGAACCTATCGAAGGAGATGTTAATACTGAATTGGACGAAGGTATCGTGAGTTTTAGTCCGGACGGAAATACCATGTATCTGACGAAAGCCCGGAGGGAACCGAACGCCGATACATCGGTAGAGATATTTACCTCGTCTCGTTCAGGTGCTAAGTGGAGTACGCCGGTAAAATATGAAATTACAGCCGATACACTTTCGGCATACGGACATCCTGCCGTTTCACCCGACGGGGAATATCTCTATTTTTCTTCCGATATGCCGGGTGGTTACGGAGGAAAGGATATCTGGCGTATTTCTTTGACCGACAAGGGCGGGTCGTTGGAAAATATGGGCGTACAGATAAATACGCCGGGGAATGAGATGTTTCCTTACGTACGTTCCGACGGTGATTTATATTTTTCATCGGACGGTCATCCCGGGATGGGGGGACTGGATATTTTTAAAGCCAGGTTGAATGAATATGGTGTATGGAAAATAGAGAATATGCAATATCCTGTTAATTCTCAAGGGGACGATTTCGGGATTACTTTCGGTCCGGAGGAAACCGGTTTTTTCAGTTCCAACAGGAATGATGCACGAGGATATGACCACATATATAGTTTCGAACTACCTTCTATCAAGGTATGGATAAGCGGTATGGTTATTGATAAAGACGAGGAGCCGGTACCGGATGCCGTTATACGTATAGTGGGAGAGGACGGCTCCAACCAGAAAGAGATGGGACGAAAAGACGGTTCTTTCCGTTTTAAACTGGACAGGGGAGTGCGTTATGTGATGATGGCCGGATGCAGGGGATATTTGAATCAAAAGCAGGAATTTACCTCAGGATCCGAAGAAGAAGATGCGGAATACGAAGTAAACTTTATACTTTCTTCTATTACCAAGCCGGTCTTAATAGAGAATATTTTTTATGATTTCGATAAAGCAACTTTACGGCCCGAATCGAAAGAAGCGCTGGATAATCTGGTAAAATTATTAGAGGATAATCCTAATGTTTCTATCGAGCTGGCTTCTCATACCGATATGAAGGGTTCCGATGAATATAATATGAAACTTTCGGACCGCAGGGCAAAATCTGTTGTCGATTATCTTATTGCCGCGGGCATAGAGACGGGCCGTATTTCTCCTAAAGGATATGGAGAAAGTGTTCCTAAGGTCATAAATAAAAAGATGGCAGAGAAATATCCGCAGTTTAAAGAAGGAGACATTCTTACGGAGGAATATATCCTTCAGCTTTCTCCCGAAGACCAAGAAGTTGCCAACCAGATAAACCGGCGTACGGAATTCCAGGTTCTTTCTATTACCTACAATTTGTATTAG
- a CDS encoding S-adenosylmethionine:tRNA ribosyltransferase-isomerase, with protein MMQKTQDIRMDAYNYPLPDERIAKFPLPKRDMSKLLFYNGGTITERNFNELPDLLPDDALLVFNNTRVIQARLHFRKETGALIEVFCLEPFFPHDYLLSFQTTGECRWLCLVGNLKKWKEGALSRTLEIDGVPVTLNAVRGAAHGNSHEIIFTWDNPRITFAALLDAIGELPIPPYLNRKTEESDKETYQTVYSKIEGSVAAPTAGLHFTPEVFNALKSNGVPCLELTLHVGAGTFKPVKSETIEGHEMHTEFISVERSLIERLARTEKRVIAVGTTSVRTLESLYYIGLTLEHRPDALPEELPVEQWQPYLQVASVSTSKALENILRWLDKRGSERLVTATRIIIAPGYEFHVVKGMVTNFHQPQSTLLLLVSAFVNGNWREIYDYALEHDFRFLSYGDSSLLLP; from the coding sequence ATTATGCAAAAAACGCAAGATATACGCATGGACGCGTACAATTATCCGCTCCCTGACGAGCGGATAGCTAAATTTCCGTTACCAAAAAGAGATATGTCGAAACTGCTTTTTTATAACGGGGGAACAATTACAGAACGAAATTTTAATGAATTACCGGACTTGTTGCCCGATGATGCTTTGTTGGTGTTTAATAATACCCGTGTCATACAGGCCCGGTTGCACTTTAGGAAAGAAACGGGTGCACTGATAGAAGTTTTTTGTCTCGAACCGTTTTTTCCACACGATTATTTATTATCTTTTCAAACGACAGGAGAATGCCGCTGGCTGTGTCTGGTAGGTAATCTGAAAAAATGGAAGGAAGGAGCATTGTCACGTACGTTGGAGATAGACGGAGTTCCGGTTACTTTAAATGCGGTGCGTGGTGCGGCACATGGAAACTCTCATGAAATAATTTTCACCTGGGATAATCCCCGGATAACTTTTGCAGCATTGCTGGATGCAATAGGAGAATTGCCTATTCCTCCGTATTTGAACCGGAAAACGGAAGAAAGTGATAAAGAGACTTATCAGACAGTTTACTCTAAGATAGAAGGCTCTGTGGCAGCTCCTACAGCCGGACTGCATTTTACGCCGGAAGTGTTCAATGCTTTGAAATCTAACGGTGTCCCTTGCTTGGAACTGACCTTACATGTGGGAGCGGGTACATTCAAGCCGGTCAAAAGCGAAACGATAGAAGGACATGAGATGCATACCGAATTTATTTCCGTGGAACGTTCGCTGATCGAACGGTTAGCCCGTACCGAGAAACGGGTGATAGCCGTGGGAACTACTTCGGTCAGAACATTGGAAAGCCTCTATTATATCGGTTTGACTTTAGAGCATCGTCCGGATGCTTTGCCGGAAGAATTGCCGGTAGAACAGTGGCAGCCTTATTTGCAGGTGGCTTCTGTATCTACTTCCAAAGCTCTTGAAAATATCCTCAGGTGGCTGGATAAAAGAGGTTCCGAACGTCTGGTTACCGCTACTCGGATAATTATTGCTCCGGGATATGAATTCCATGTCGTGAAAGGTATGGTAACTAATTTTCATCAACCTCAAAGTACATTATTGCTTCTTGTTTCGGCATTCGTGAACGGCAACTGGCGTGAAATCTACGATTATGCTTTGGAGCATGATTTTCGTTTTTTGAGTTACGGAGATAGTTCCTTATTGCTTCCGTAA
- the araJ gene encoding MFS transporter AraJ: MKKSLIALAFGTLGLGIAEFVMMGILPDVAKALHVSVPKAGNFISAYALGVCVGAPALILARRYSLKKILLVLIAIVMAGNLCAALSPNYGMMLFARFISGLPHGAYFGVGSIVAEKLADNGKGSEAVSIMVAGMTIANLFGVPLGTSLSAAISWRVTFLLVGCWGIVILYYIWRWVPQVENLPDTGFKGQFRFLKSPAPWLLIVATMLGNGGVFCWYSYINPLLTHVSGFPSHSITLLMVLAGFGMVVGNLVSGRLSDRYAPGRVAAYVQGCICVILLLIFLFASISWLSVLLMCLCTACLFALSSPQQVLLIRYSKGGEMLGAASVQVGFNLGNAIGAFSGGLALQAGLGYQYPALIGVPFAFTGFVLLMIFHRKYERHSVT, encoded by the coding sequence ATGAAAAAGAGTCTTATAGCGTTGGCATTCGGTACCTTGGGACTGGGTATTGCCGAGTTTGTGATGATGGGTATTCTACCCGACGTAGCAAAGGCTTTACATGTCAGCGTACCTAAAGCCGGAAATTTTATTTCGGCTTATGCATTGGGTGTCTGCGTAGGAGCCCCGGCTCTTATTCTGGCTCGCAGGTATTCTCTGAAAAAGATATTGCTCGTGCTCATTGCTATTGTGATGGCCGGGAATTTATGTGCAGCCCTGTCTCCTAATTACGGAATGATGTTGTTTGCCCGTTTTATTTCGGGATTGCCTCATGGAGCATATTTTGGAGTGGGTTCCATTGTTGCAGAAAAGTTGGCCGATAATGGTAAAGGTTCGGAAGCTGTTTCCATTATGGTGGCGGGAATGACTATAGCTAATTTGTTCGGGGTTCCTCTGGGAACTTCTTTAAGTGCGGCTATTTCCTGGCGTGTTACGTTCCTACTGGTCGGATGTTGGGGGATAGTGATTCTGTATTATATCTGGCGCTGGGTTCCTCAGGTCGAGAATCTGCCCGATACGGGATTTAAGGGTCAGTTTCGTTTTTTAAAATCCCCGGCTCCCTGGCTGCTGATCGTTGCCACTATGTTGGGGAACGGAGGTGTATTTTGCTGGTACAGTTATATAAATCCTTTGTTAACACATGTTTCTGGTTTTCCTTCTCATAGTATTACTCTACTGATGGTTCTGGCAGGTTTTGGTATGGTCGTAGGTAATTTGGTAAGCGGACGGCTTTCCGACCGTTATGCGCCGGGACGTGTGGCCGCGTATGTACAGGGATGTATTTGTGTGATTTTGCTCCTTATTTTCCTCTTTGCATCGATATCATGGCTGTCTGTTTTGCTTATGTGCCTCTGTACGGCTTGCCTGTTCGCTTTATCGAGTCCCCAGCAGGTTTTGCTCATACGTTATTCCAAAGGAGGAGAAATGCTGGGGGCGGCCAGTGTACAGGTCGGATTCAATTTAGGTAATGCTATAGGAGCTTTTTCCGGCGGTTTGGCTTTACAGGCAGGTCTGGGATATCAGTATCCGGCATTAATAGGAGTTCCTTTCGCCTTTACCGGATTTGTTTTGCTTATGATATTCCATCGCAAGTATGAGAGGCATTCGGTCACGTAA
- a CDS encoding EFR1 family ferrodoxin (N-terminal region resembles flavodoxins. C-terminal ferrodoxin region binds two 4Fe-4S clusters.), whose product MIFYFTGTGNSRWAATETARLQNEKLIFIPDAIDKEQYTYTLGEEEKIGFVFPVYSWAPPGIVREFIEKLELNGYTRQYLFFISVCGDDTGLTRNIFCKHIRRKNWKCQAGFSLTMPNNYILMKGFDTDSPRIEKQKLSESVPYLQEINRAVREKEHVFRCKKGSFPFIKTYLISPVFNRGITAKPFHTDGRCIACKRCEHTCPVHNITVTDKPVWGKKCTSCLACIHVCPVKTIQYGKQTQHKGRYLHPGFGK is encoded by the coding sequence ATGATATTTTATTTCACTGGTACCGGAAACTCCCGATGGGCGGCAACGGAAACCGCCAGATTACAAAATGAAAAACTTATCTTCATACCCGATGCCATCGATAAAGAACAATATACTTATACTCTCGGGGAAGAGGAAAAGATAGGATTCGTTTTTCCGGTTTATTCCTGGGCTCCTCCTGGCATCGTACGGGAATTCATAGAAAAACTGGAACTGAACGGCTACACCAGACAATATCTCTTTTTTATCAGCGTATGCGGAGACGATACAGGTCTCACCCGTAATATTTTTTGTAAGCATATACGCAGAAAAAACTGGAAATGCCAAGCCGGATTTTCACTTACCATGCCGAATAATTATATTCTCATGAAAGGTTTTGATACAGATAGCCCACGAATAGAAAAACAAAAGTTATCCGAATCGGTTCCATATCTGCAGGAGATAAACCGGGCTGTCCGGGAAAAAGAACATGTATTCCGTTGTAAAAAAGGCTCTTTTCCTTTTATCAAAACTTACCTGATCAGTCCTGTTTTTAACCGAGGAATCACAGCCAAGCCATTCCATACCGACGGTCGTTGCATCGCCTGCAAACGGTGCGAACATACATGTCCGGTACACAATATTACCGTCACCGACAAACCGGTCTGGGGGAAGAAATGCACTTCTTGCCTGGCCTGCATACACGTTTGTCCCGTCAAGACTATTCAATACGGTAAGCAGACACAACATAAGGGACGTTATCTGCATCCCGGTTTCGGAAAATGA
- a CDS encoding DUF2027 domain-containing protein, translated as MVQTGDKVRFLNAVGGGKVIKVVKDIAYIEDEDGFEIPVLVKECVIVESHSALKSDVPKTVVSGPSILPTDEVEKDSPANTKEDDIRIIETQEGDILNIVLGFVPEEYKHLNTTRFDSYLVNDSNYYIYFTYLCREEQGWRTRYAGMVEPNIKLHLEEFGQENLNELERICIQYVAFKKDKHFTLKSPVTVEHRLDTVKFYKLHTFRENVYFDEPALVLDIVKNDTPVRPVVINAEDLERAMKAKKAVDKPLRQEIVKKTVNNGIIEVDLHINELLDNTAGLSHTDMLNLQLQKFREVMDKNKNTKGQKIVFIHGKGEGVLRNAIINEIKSKYKNCSYQDASFREYGFGATLVTIR; from the coding sequence ATGGTACAGACAGGAGACAAAGTTCGTTTCCTCAACGCAGTAGGCGGAGGAAAAGTGATTAAAGTAGTAAAAGATATAGCCTATATAGAGGATGAAGACGGTTTTGAAATCCCGGTCCTCGTAAAAGAATGTGTAATTGTGGAAAGCCATTCGGCTCTTAAATCCGATGTTCCCAAGACCGTCGTATCGGGTCCCAGCATATTACCCACGGATGAAGTGGAAAAAGACAGCCCGGCAAACACAAAAGAAGATGACATCCGAATCATAGAGACGCAGGAAGGAGATATCCTCAATATCGTACTGGGGTTCGTTCCTGAAGAATACAAACACCTGAATACCACCCGATTTGATAGTTATCTCGTCAATGACAGCAACTATTACATTTATTTCACATACTTGTGCAGGGAAGAACAGGGATGGCGTACAAGATATGCCGGAATGGTTGAACCCAATATCAAACTCCATCTCGAAGAATTCGGGCAAGAAAATTTGAACGAACTGGAAAGGATATGCATACAATACGTTGCATTCAAAAAAGACAAGCATTTCACTCTCAAAAGTCCCGTCACCGTTGAGCATCGCTTAGATACGGTCAAATTTTACAAATTACATACGTTCCGCGAAAACGTGTATTTCGACGAACCTGCTCTGGTACTCGATATAGTAAAGAACGATACTCCGGTACGACCCGTAGTCATAAATGCAGAGGATTTGGAAAGGGCCATGAAAGCTAAAAAAGCGGTAGATAAACCTTTGCGTCAGGAAATAGTAAAAAAAACCGTAAACAACGGAATAATAGAAGTAGACCTGCATATTAACGAGCTTCTCGATAATACAGCCGGATTAAGCCACACCGATATGCTCAATCTCCAATTACAAAAGTTCAGGGAAGTAATGGACAAAAACAAGAATACGAAAGGACAAAAGATTGTTTTTATACACGGAAAAGGAGAAGGTGTATTACGAAACGCAATTATTAACGAAATAAAATCGAAATATAAAAATTGTTCTTACCAAGATGCATCTTTCCGTGAATACGGCTTTGGTGCGACTTTGGTAACCATCCGGTGA
- a CDS encoding pyridoxal phosphate-dependent aminotransferase, translating to MNQVSDRLAALAPSQTLAMSQKSNELKAQGVDVINLSVGEPDFNTPGHIKEAAKKAIDDNFSFYSPVPGYMDLRKAICAKLKKENDLDFTPEQIVVSGGAKQSICNAVLCLVNAGDEVIIPAPAWVSYVEMVKLAEGKNVIVSAGIEQDFKMTPGQLEAAITPKTKLLILCSPSNPTGSVYSREELKGLADVLAKHPQVLVISDEIYEHINYIGKHESIAQFETVRDRVIIVNGVSKAYAMTGWRIGFIAAPLWVAKACNKLQGQYTSGPSSIAQKASVAAFAGDQTCVEDMRKAFERRRDLVEKLSQDVPGFRINHPQGAFYLFPEVSYYFGKSDGERTIANDSDLAMYLLEKGHVATVSGDAFCAPGYLRLSYATSDENLVEAFRRIKEALAKLK from the coding sequence ATGAACCAGGTTTCGGATCGTTTGGCTGCACTTGCTCCTTCGCAAACGTTGGCCATGTCGCAAAAAAGCAACGAGCTAAAAGCTCAGGGTGTAGACGTTATCAATCTTAGTGTAGGTGAACCCGATTTCAATACTCCCGGCCATATAAAAGAAGCTGCAAAGAAGGCGATAGACGATAATTTCTCCTTTTATTCTCCCGTTCCGGGATATATGGACCTGAGAAAAGCTATTTGTGCCAAATTGAAAAAGGAAAACGATCTCGATTTTACTCCTGAACAGATCGTCGTATCGGGAGGAGCTAAACAGTCTATATGTAATGCGGTGCTTTGTCTGGTGAATGCCGGAGATGAAGTGATAATCCCGGCTCCGGCGTGGGTAAGTTATGTAGAGATGGTAAAACTGGCCGAAGGAAAGAATGTGATTGTTTCTGCCGGTATAGAACAAGACTTTAAAATGACCCCCGGCCAGCTTGAGGCGGCCATTACGCCAAAGACTAAGTTACTGATACTTTGTTCTCCTTCCAATCCTACAGGCAGCGTATATTCCCGTGAAGAATTGAAGGGCCTGGCCGATGTGCTGGCAAAACATCCTCAAGTATTGGTGATATCGGATGAAATATATGAGCATATCAATTATATAGGAAAACATGAAAGTATAGCACAGTTCGAAACCGTGCGCGACCGCGTCATTATTGTGAACGGCGTTTCCAAAGCGTATGCGATGACCGGATGGCGGATAGGTTTTATTGCGGCTCCTTTATGGGTGGCGAAAGCATGTAACAAGTTGCAGGGACAATATACGTCGGGGCCTTCATCGATTGCTCAGAAAGCATCGGTTGCCGCTTTTGCCGGAGATCAGACTTGTGTCGAAGATATGCGTAAAGCGTTTGAACGCCGTCGTGACTTGGTGGAAAAGTTATCGCAGGATGTTCCGGGTTTCCGTATCAATCACCCTCAAGGAGCTTTTTATCTGTTTCCTGAAGTAAGTTATTATTTCGGTAAGAGCGATGGGGAACGAACGATCGCCAATGATTCCGATCTGGCTATGTATTTGTTGGAGAAAGGACATGTGGCTACGGTTTCGGGCGACGCTTTCTGTGCTCCCGGTTACCTTCGTTTGTCCTATGCTACTTCGGATGAAAATTTGGTAGAAGCTTTTCGCCGGATCAAAGAAGCTTTGGCTAAATTGAAATAA